In one Vulgatibacter incomptus genomic region, the following are encoded:
- a CDS encoding DUF2156 domain-containing protein has product MGLEPGSNDHARALEILRAHGWNATSFQVLEPGVDYWFDGSDACVAYVDTGRAWVVAGAPIVAEDRMGEVARRFEEEARRRGRRVRYFATEDRFHQRIRLSRLRIGEQPVWDPAEWEETLRASASLREQLRRSRAKGVRVRLVPAEEIVEPDGEVRQAIDRLITRWMRAKQMAPMGFLVAVHPFSFSSERRYFVAERAGAVVGFLAAVPVYARGGWLFEDLLRDPQAPNGTTELLVDAAMRTIAAEGSRYATLGLAPLAGASGWLLAAARLTRRLYDFGGLRRFKARLRPSRWEPIYLAWPEGEGEILPLVDSLAAFARGGLLRFGLETLLRGPTIVIEGLAVGLVPWTLLLASASVPRWFPTAAAKWAWVGFDVGLCVGLFALTRRWRPRLATAIATAVTADAALTWIQALVHNAPRIEGPLEAAVTAAGVLAPTVAAPLLWRARWHRQAVTAPVEEGANRPART; this is encoded by the coding sequence ATGGGTCTCGAGCCGGGCTCGAACGATCACGCGCGCGCGCTCGAGATCCTCCGCGCCCACGGCTGGAACGCGACCTCCTTCCAGGTGCTCGAGCCCGGCGTCGACTACTGGTTCGACGGGAGCGACGCTTGCGTGGCCTACGTGGACACGGGCCGCGCCTGGGTGGTCGCAGGCGCGCCGATCGTCGCCGAAGATCGCATGGGCGAGGTCGCCCGCCGCTTCGAGGAGGAGGCGCGACGGAGGGGCAGGCGGGTCCGCTACTTCGCCACGGAGGATCGATTCCATCAGCGGATCCGGCTCTCGCGCTTGCGCATCGGCGAGCAGCCCGTCTGGGATCCCGCCGAGTGGGAGGAGACCCTGCGGGCCTCGGCCAGCCTCCGGGAGCAGCTCCGCCGCTCGAGGGCGAAGGGCGTGCGCGTCCGCCTCGTCCCGGCAGAGGAGATCGTCGAGCCCGACGGCGAGGTGCGCCAGGCGATCGACCGGCTCATCACGCGGTGGATGCGCGCGAAGCAGATGGCGCCCATGGGCTTCCTCGTCGCCGTCCATCCGTTCTCGTTCTCCTCTGAGCGGCGCTACTTCGTCGCCGAGCGCGCCGGAGCGGTGGTGGGCTTCCTCGCCGCGGTGCCGGTCTACGCGAGGGGAGGCTGGCTCTTCGAGGACCTGCTCCGGGATCCCCAGGCACCCAACGGCACCACCGAGCTCCTCGTCGACGCCGCCATGCGGACCATCGCCGCCGAGGGGAGCCGCTACGCCACCCTGGGCCTGGCGCCGCTCGCCGGCGCGAGCGGCTGGCTCCTCGCTGCCGCTCGTCTGACCCGGCGCCTCTACGACTTCGGCGGGCTGAGGCGCTTCAAGGCCCGGCTCCGTCCCTCGAGGTGGGAGCCGATCTACCTGGCGTGGCCGGAAGGGGAGGGCGAGATCCTCCCGCTGGTGGACTCCCTCGCCGCCTTCGCCAGGGGCGGGCTCCTGCGCTTCGGCCTCGAGACGCTCCTTCGCGGGCCGACGATCGTGATCGAAGGCCTCGCCGTGGGGCTCGTGCCGTGGACCCTGCTCCTGGCGAGCGCGAGCGTCCCGAGGTGGTTTCCGACCGCCGCGGCCAAGTGGGCCTGGGTAGGCTTCGACGTCGGGCTCTGCGTCGGACTCTTCGCCCTGACGCGGCGGTGGCGCCCGCGCCTCGCCACCGCGATCGCGACCGCGGTCACGGCCGACGCGGCTCTCACCTGGATCCAGGCCCTCGTACACAACGCGCCGCGCATCGAGGGCCCACTCGAGGCCGCCGTCACCGCAGCGGGCGTGCTCGCACCCACGGTCGCGGCGCCGCTCCTCTGGCGCGCGCGCTGGCATCGGCAGGCCGTGACGGCTCCCGTCGAAGAGGGCGCAAACCGTCCGGCCCGTACGTGA
- a CDS encoding YcjF family protein encodes MLSEEALDRIVDDVKRRFSKRPRVAIAGFGKAGKSSLFNAIYGEDVAAVSMRTDETAVSQTKERFGIDLTDTPGFGTGRFSLDEVAKSGALDEQHVVIHVLNGMSAISAEDMQLHRILEGSVAHRITVVNKADLLDDREKAELAQSARELLGLDEKELLFVSARRRTGIEELVDRIVEALPDAMRDAFIAQQQGDLALKDRRIRTLIYSKAGVAAAIGAIPLPFADLALLAPLQVAMVVTIGHFQGVEVSRARAVELIATLGAGVGFREGARQLLKLVPGFGSAVGGAVAFAGTVALGETARVWFRRKQQVGVDELRETFRQAAEEARAEAKAMLADVPIRELERLRVKLDAGEITEEEFHRAVTALGDRESEA; translated from the coding sequence ATGCTCTCCGAGGAAGCTCTCGATCGGATCGTGGACGACGTGAAGCGGCGGTTCTCCAAGAGGCCCAGGGTGGCGATCGCGGGCTTCGGGAAGGCCGGAAAGTCGTCGCTCTTCAACGCAATCTACGGCGAAGATGTCGCCGCGGTCAGCATGCGCACCGACGAGACCGCGGTCTCGCAGACGAAGGAGCGCTTCGGGATCGACCTCACCGACACGCCGGGCTTCGGCACGGGGCGCTTCTCCCTCGACGAGGTGGCGAAGAGCGGCGCCCTGGACGAGCAGCACGTCGTGATCCACGTGCTCAACGGCATGTCCGCGATCTCGGCGGAGGACATGCAACTCCATCGGATCCTCGAGGGCTCGGTGGCCCACCGGATCACCGTGGTGAACAAGGCCGACCTGCTGGACGATCGTGAGAAGGCGGAGCTCGCCCAGAGCGCGCGGGAGCTCCTCGGGCTCGACGAGAAGGAGCTCCTCTTCGTCTCCGCCCGTCGTCGTACCGGCATCGAGGAGCTGGTGGATCGGATCGTGGAGGCGCTGCCAGACGCGATGAGGGACGCCTTCATCGCGCAGCAGCAGGGGGACCTCGCGCTCAAGGATCGAAGGATCCGAACGCTGATCTACTCGAAGGCAGGCGTGGCGGCGGCGATCGGCGCGATCCCGCTCCCCTTCGCGGACCTGGCCCTGCTCGCCCCCCTCCAGGTGGCGATGGTGGTGACCATCGGGCACTTCCAGGGAGTCGAAGTGAGCCGCGCGAGAGCGGTGGAGCTCATCGCCACACTCGGCGCTGGTGTCGGCTTTCGAGAGGGCGCCCGCCAGCTCCTCAAGCTCGTCCCGGGCTTCGGCAGCGCGGTGGGAGGCGCGGTGGCCTTCGCAGGGACGGTGGCGCTGGGCGAGACCGCGCGCGTCTGGTTCCGTCGCAAGCAGCAGGTCGGCGTGGACGAGCTCCGCGAGACCTTCCGCCAGGCGGCGGAGGAGGCGCGGGCCGAGGCGAAAGCGATGCTCGCCGACGTGCCGATCCGGGAGCTCGAGCGACTGCGGGTGAAGCTCGACGCAGGGGAGATCACCGAGGAGGAGTTCCATCGCGCCGTGACGGCCCTGGGCGATCGGGAATCGGAGGCGTGA
- a CDS encoding ABC1 kinase family protein produces the protein MAIVRTAARTAMGARQVVKDLGRLQQIVQILARHGFGWLVARIDVPGIGFFRKGEDAEVGLSPERVAAALRELGPTFVKLGQMLSTRGDVLPPGYAEAFQSLQDDVGPIPFEEVEEQIRATLGGSPLDLFAQFDEEPLATASIAQVHRARLPSGEEVAVKVQRPGVRELIFTDLSILQFLARQAQAQMPEIELLDVPGVLRELRKSIADETDFRVEAAHLERFHANFAGNDHVVIPEIFTSHSGEQVLTMEWLDGVKISHARASGCDMRLVGERYLQTAFQMLLEDGCFHGDLHPGNVLVLPGNRLGLLDFGNVGRLTEEMRENLVTIFFAIQRRDYRTIARVYWELSIRSEHIDYTAWEGDLQALMERQVVGRSMAELQVEDFLRQLTEIAFRHRVRMTPAYTLFFKAVITTQGLAKQLIPEVDPLEEMVPYLQRMTRELYSRERLQEELFYQLTALRYTARRLPMLAGQAISDLQEGKLRLKLQAEAAPADRSLREKQVNRIVLAVLFLGLVVASSLALSAPAPLLLGLPAPAAVGYGLAAAVLAAALRAIWRSDRP, from the coding sequence GTGGCAATCGTCAGAACCGCAGCCCGCACCGCGATGGGAGCCCGCCAGGTCGTCAAGGACCTGGGCCGGCTCCAGCAGATCGTGCAGATCCTGGCCCGGCACGGCTTCGGCTGGCTGGTGGCGCGGATCGACGTCCCCGGGATCGGCTTCTTCCGCAAGGGTGAGGACGCTGAGGTCGGCCTCTCCCCGGAGCGGGTGGCCGCCGCGCTGCGCGAGCTGGGGCCGACCTTCGTGAAGCTCGGCCAGATGCTCTCCACCCGGGGCGACGTGCTCCCGCCCGGCTACGCGGAGGCCTTCCAATCCCTGCAGGACGACGTGGGGCCGATCCCCTTCGAGGAGGTGGAGGAGCAGATCCGCGCCACCCTCGGCGGCAGCCCGCTGGATCTCTTCGCCCAGTTCGACGAGGAGCCGCTTGCCACGGCCTCGATCGCCCAGGTCCACCGCGCCCGCCTCCCGAGCGGAGAGGAGGTCGCGGTGAAGGTGCAGCGCCCCGGCGTGCGCGAGCTGATCTTCACGGACCTCTCGATCCTCCAGTTCCTGGCGAGGCAGGCCCAGGCGCAGATGCCCGAGATCGAGCTCCTCGACGTGCCGGGGGTGCTGCGGGAGTTGCGAAAGTCCATCGCCGACGAGACGGACTTCCGCGTCGAGGCGGCGCACCTCGAGCGCTTCCACGCGAACTTCGCCGGCAACGACCACGTGGTGATACCGGAGATCTTCACGAGCCACTCGGGCGAGCAGGTGCTCACGATGGAGTGGCTCGACGGCGTGAAGATCAGCCACGCCCGCGCCTCGGGCTGCGACATGCGGCTCGTCGGGGAGCGTTACCTGCAGACGGCTTTCCAGATGCTCCTGGAGGACGGCTGCTTCCACGGCGATCTGCACCCCGGCAACGTGCTCGTGCTGCCCGGGAACCGGTTGGGCCTCCTCGACTTCGGCAATGTCGGGCGACTCACGGAGGAGATGCGCGAGAACCTCGTCACCATCTTCTTCGCGATCCAGCGCCGTGACTACCGGACCATCGCCCGCGTGTACTGGGAGCTGTCGATCCGGAGCGAGCACATCGATTACACGGCGTGGGAGGGTGATCTACAGGCGCTGATGGAGCGGCAGGTGGTGGGCCGCAGCATGGCGGAGCTGCAGGTCGAGGACTTCCTGCGGCAGCTCACGGAGATCGCGTTCCGTCATCGGGTGCGGATGACGCCAGCCTACACGCTCTTCTTCAAGGCTGTGATCACCACCCAGGGCCTCGCCAAGCAGCTCATCCCTGAGGTCGATCCTTTGGAGGAGATGGTGCCCTATCTCCAGAGGATGACCCGCGAGCTCTACAGCCGCGAGCGCCTGCAGGAGGAGCTCTTTTACCAGCTCACCGCGTTGCGCTACACCGCCCGACGGCTACCGATGCTGGCGGGGCAGGCGATCTCCGACCTCCAGGAGGGCAAGCTCCGGCTCAAGCTGCAGGCGGAAGCCGCGCCTGCCGACCGCTCGCTCCGCGAGAAGCAGGTGAACCGGATCGTCCTCGCGGTCCTCTTCCTGGGCCTCGTGGTGGCGTCGAGCCTCGCGCTCTCCGCGCCCGCTCCGCTGCTCCTCGGACTGCCGGCTCCCGCCGCGGTGGGCTACGGCCTCGCCGCCGCGGTCCTGGCGGCGGCGCTTCGCGCGATCTGGCGGAGCGACCGGCCCTAG
- a CDS encoding acyl-CoA dehydrogenase family protein — MGDSLLGTDLFRLDDLLTDEQKLVRRSVRKLVDEEFLPVVQQHFRAGTFPTELAPKLGEMGLLGMNLQGYGCPGTDNVTYGIAMQELERGDSGLRSFCSVQGALAMYPIWAFGSEEQKERFLPGMAAGKVIGCFGLTEPDHGSDPAGMKTRARKDGDHYVLNGTKLWITNGTTADVAVVWAKTDDGGAESVRGYLVEKGMPGFEAREIHGKVSLRASLTAELSFHDVRVPAANVLPKVEGLRGPLMCLNQARYGIAWGATGAHLACFEAARDYSLSRIQFGKPIASFQMTQEKLVAIYTELVKAQLVNLRLGQLKDLDQQTYVQISFAKRNNVRVALEAARLAREILGANGITDDYPVIRHMVNLESVYTYEGTHDIHTLILGKELTGISAF, encoded by the coding sequence TTGGGCGATTCGCTTCTCGGCACCGACCTCTTCCGGCTGGACGACCTCCTCACCGACGAGCAGAAGCTGGTTCGACGCTCGGTGCGCAAACTCGTGGACGAGGAGTTCCTCCCCGTCGTCCAGCAGCACTTCCGCGCCGGCACCTTCCCCACCGAGCTCGCGCCGAAGCTGGGCGAGATGGGCCTGCTGGGGATGAACCTGCAGGGCTACGGCTGCCCGGGGACCGACAACGTCACCTACGGCATCGCCATGCAGGAGCTCGAGAGGGGCGACTCGGGCTTGCGCTCGTTCTGCTCGGTGCAGGGCGCCCTCGCCATGTATCCCATCTGGGCCTTCGGCTCCGAAGAGCAGAAGGAGCGGTTCCTCCCCGGCATGGCCGCGGGCAAGGTCATCGGCTGCTTCGGCCTCACCGAGCCCGATCACGGCTCCGATCCCGCCGGGATGAAGACGCGCGCCCGCAAGGACGGCGACCACTACGTGCTCAACGGAACGAAGCTCTGGATCACCAACGGCACCACCGCCGACGTCGCCGTGGTCTGGGCGAAGACCGACGACGGCGGCGCGGAGAGCGTCCGGGGCTACCTCGTGGAGAAGGGCATGCCCGGCTTCGAGGCCCGGGAGATCCACGGCAAGGTCAGCCTCCGCGCCTCCCTCACCGCCGAGCTCTCCTTCCACGACGTCCGCGTCCCCGCGGCCAACGTGCTCCCGAAGGTAGAGGGCCTCCGCGGGCCGCTGATGTGCCTCAACCAGGCCCGCTACGGCATCGCCTGGGGTGCCACCGGCGCTCACCTCGCGTGCTTCGAGGCCGCGCGCGACTACTCGCTGTCGCGGATCCAGTTCGGCAAGCCGATCGCCTCGTTCCAGATGACGCAGGAGAAGCTGGTCGCCATCTACACCGAGCTGGTGAAGGCGCAGCTCGTCAACCTGCGCCTGGGGCAGCTCAAGGACCTCGACCAGCAGACCTACGTGCAGATCAGCTTCGCCAAGCGCAACAACGTGCGCGTAGCCCTGGAAGCCGCCCGCCTCGCCAGGGAGATCCTCGGGGCGAACGGGATCACCGACGACTATCCCGTGATCCGGCACATGGTGAACCTCGAGTCGGTCTACACCTACGAGGGCACCCACGACATCCACACCCTGATCCTCGGCAAGGAGCTCACGGGGATCTCCGCCTTTTGA
- a CDS encoding acyl-CoA thioesterase: protein MPAYVKRLTVRFNEVDAAGIVFYPRFFDYFHMTFEDFFGDATGTPYPVWINEKRIGWPAVHVETDFLSPLRYGTTVELHLTFPRVKRTSFVCRYEARDPETGRTLCTSEITVVTTDLDELKPLPIPDAVRDTLERFAA from the coding sequence ATGCCTGCGTACGTGAAGCGCCTGACAGTGCGCTTCAACGAGGTCGACGCGGCCGGGATCGTCTTCTACCCCCGGTTCTTCGACTACTTCCACATGACCTTCGAGGACTTCTTCGGCGACGCCACCGGGACGCCATACCCGGTGTGGATCAACGAGAAGCGCATCGGCTGGCCGGCGGTCCACGTGGAGACGGACTTCCTCTCGCCGCTCCGGTACGGCACCACGGTCGAGCTCCACCTCACCTTCCCGCGGGTCAAACGCACCTCCTTCGTGTGCCGCTACGAGGCCCGCGACCCGGAGACGGGGAGGACGCTCTGCACGAGCGAGATCACGGTAGTGACCACCGATCTCGACGAGCTGAAGCCGCTCCCGATCCCGGACGCGGTCCGCGATACCCTCGAGCGTTTCGCGGCGTAG